A window of the Isosphaera pallida ATCC 43644 genome harbors these coding sequences:
- a CDS encoding TolB family protein, giving the protein MPTTSPFPGTCASWAQSVFETTSRAMRWIVVVGLVLGGIGGGTVTSLASDRDRVAWSPDGRWIAYVMANRSAADLFPADWWALDISQRLEPADAARPISWTLWATEWETGRSVALARSAGPLGAPVWRPDGGALAYVQLDPASNNPALPRQRTLWLQTAPNRRVPLDRRPHPPEWDRLGVEPVAAPAFSRNGRKLAYEVYDPQTGPGVVVARLTAERLEPLQTLPGVGRPVWSGRDDSLACFALESHGRLAPVAELVVFDPDFNLTARSSGVLTASTPVWTNNGQLVYAAIVPAPTKLKPMALTILKEGRSEVWFKPPEPRRVGFRDAARSNDQAAEFRPDRDPDPPTLLFDLAPDGEHVFVTVRLRDHPSEVSHSLPRTGEIRNRFPPLDHAGRIAGLSVAPTGDALAVRYGCDALATPPLVLTSNITDKRPLAPDGSAAREWLARFAALARAIQRDDWPALGSSETNHQHENSSSSASSRWSLVPLPDEVPANDPNLLRLRRLAQLGRDLQSQAVARNAGDHTRPALNDPARLRRLEPELDLVLSGLVGEFEQTRAAIQHALSQPRCARDRDRLLLLDLQCRLRDDPETTRAGLRAWLDRPAPPRRMERLLDGPPALFDDTPEMAARSWAERLLGLLEQPRERPAEVEPPPLNHLNEFFELNRGPLEFDQGIWMRPRADFLVRLAWNRPKAPDLLPLPPPLPPW; this is encoded by the coding sequence ATGCCAACCACCTCACCCTTCCCTGGGACCTGCGCCTCATGGGCCCAGAGCGTTTTTGAGACGACCAGCCGGGCGATGCGTTGGATCGTCGTTGTCGGGTTGGTGCTTGGAGGAATCGGCGGGGGCACCGTGACCAGCCTTGCCTCCGACCGGGATCGGGTCGCCTGGTCCCCCGATGGGCGTTGGATTGCCTACGTGATGGCCAACCGCTCCGCTGCCGACCTCTTCCCTGCCGATTGGTGGGCCTTGGATATCTCCCAACGTCTCGAACCAGCCGACGCCGCGAGGCCGATTTCCTGGACCCTTTGGGCCACCGAATGGGAGACGGGCCGCTCGGTCGCGTTGGCCCGCAGCGCCGGCCCCTTGGGCGCGCCAGTCTGGCGACCCGATGGCGGAGCGTTGGCGTATGTTCAACTCGACCCCGCGTCCAACAATCCGGCGTTGCCACGTCAACGCACCCTTTGGCTTCAGACCGCGCCTAATCGTCGGGTTCCTCTGGACCGCCGCCCGCACCCGCCCGAGTGGGACCGCCTCGGCGTCGAGCCGGTGGCCGCCCCCGCCTTTAGTCGCAATGGCCGCAAGCTGGCCTACGAGGTGTACGACCCCCAAACCGGGCCCGGCGTGGTGGTGGCCCGTCTGACGGCCGAACGCCTCGAACCCCTCCAAACCCTCCCCGGCGTGGGTCGCCCGGTTTGGTCTGGTCGGGACGACTCGCTGGCCTGCTTCGCCCTGGAGTCCCACGGCCGCTTAGCTCCGGTTGCCGAACTCGTGGTCTTCGACCCCGACTTCAACCTCACAGCACGCTCCAGCGGAGTCTTGACCGCCTCCACGCCGGTTTGGACCAACAACGGCCAACTCGTCTACGCCGCGATTGTGCCCGCGCCCACCAAGCTCAAGCCGATGGCGCTCACAATTCTCAAGGAGGGACGCTCCGAGGTGTGGTTCAAACCGCCCGAACCCCGTCGAGTCGGCTTTCGAGACGCGGCACGCTCCAACGATCAGGCGGCCGAATTTCGACCCGATCGAGACCCCGATCCCCCCACGCTGTTGTTCGATCTTGCCCCCGATGGCGAACATGTGTTCGTCACGGTTCGCCTGCGCGATCATCCTTCGGAGGTCAGCCACAGCCTGCCCCGAACCGGTGAGATTCGCAACCGCTTTCCGCCCTTGGATCATGCGGGCCGCATTGCCGGTCTAAGCGTCGCCCCGACCGGCGACGCGCTGGCCGTCCGTTATGGTTGCGATGCGCTGGCCACGCCGCCGTTGGTCCTCACTTCCAACATCACCGACAAGCGTCCGCTCGCCCCCGACGGTTCGGCAGCGCGGGAGTGGTTGGCCCGCTTTGCCGCGTTGGCCCGCGCCATCCAACGCGACGATTGGCCCGCGCTCGGATCGTCGGAGACCAATCATCAACATGAAAACTCCTCAAGCTCTGCGTCGTCCCGTTGGAGCCTGGTTCCCTTGCCCGACGAGGTGCCCGCCAACGACCCCAACCTGCTCAGACTACGCCGGCTCGCTCAACTGGGCCGGGATCTCCAATCCCAAGCGGTGGCGCGGAACGCGGGCGATCACACACGGCCTGCCCTGAATGACCCCGCCCGCCTTCGCCGTCTTGAACCGGAACTGGACCTGGTTCTTAGTGGCCTGGTGGGCGAGTTCGAGCAGACCCGCGCTGCGATTCAACACGCCTTGAGCCAACCTCGTTGCGCTCGGGACCGCGACAGGTTGTTGCTGTTGGATCTGCAATGCCGACTCCGGGACGATCCCGAGACCACGCGGGCCGGTCTCCGCGCTTGGCTGGATCGGCCCGCGCCTCCTCGACGGATGGAGCGGTTGCTAGACGGGCCACCCGCCCTCTTTGACGACACCCCTGAGATGGCCGCGCGATCCTGGGCCGAACGGTTGCTCGGACTGCTTGAACAGCCCCGCGAGCGGCCCGCCGAGGTCGAACCCCCCCCTTTGAACCATCTCAACGAGTTCTTTGAACTCAACCGCGGGCCCTTGGAGTTCGATCAAGGTATTTGGATGCGACCCCGCGCCGACTTCCTGGTTCGCTTGGCGTGGAATCGTCCCAAAGCCCCCGACCTTCTGCCGCTGCCTCCTCCTCTACCGCCGTGGTGA
- the fhcD gene encoding formylmethanofuran--tetrahydromethanopterin N-formyltransferase, translating to MSALSTVCGYLAEGIEVEDTFAEAFGMTAARLIVTAETAAWARIAGQTATGYATSVIACDAEAGVERELEPDQTPDGRPGVRLLIFALSRDALEKALVKRVGQCVMTCPTTACYNDWPLDDRAIVVGGKLRYFGDGWQIAKLVGERRFWRMPTMDGEFACEERFGTLKGVAGGNLLFQGTTPTGTLEAATRAVAAIRAQCEDVILPFPGGIARSGSKVGSKYQMLRASVNDAYAPTLRGLVASALPESVQCVYELVIDGLSFDAVAQAMRVGLTQPDFRGLGLARVSAGNYGGKLGPYHFHLRDLLNPP from the coding sequence ATGAGTGCGTTGTCCACCGTCTGCGGCTACCTTGCCGAAGGAATCGAGGTCGAGGACACCTTCGCCGAGGCGTTCGGCATGACGGCCGCCCGGTTGATCGTGACCGCCGAGACGGCCGCCTGGGCACGGATCGCCGGTCAAACTGCCACCGGCTACGCTACCAGCGTCATCGCCTGCGACGCCGAGGCGGGCGTCGAGCGCGAACTGGAACCGGATCAAACCCCCGATGGTCGTCCGGGTGTGCGTCTGCTGATATTCGCTTTGAGCCGCGACGCCTTGGAAAAAGCGCTAGTCAAGCGTGTGGGTCAGTGCGTGATGACCTGTCCCACCACCGCGTGTTACAACGATTGGCCGCTGGATGACCGCGCGATCGTGGTGGGCGGCAAGCTGCGTTACTTCGGCGACGGTTGGCAAATCGCCAAGCTCGTGGGCGAACGACGATTCTGGCGGATGCCCACGATGGACGGCGAGTTCGCCTGTGAGGAGCGGTTCGGCACTCTCAAGGGGGTCGCCGGCGGCAACCTGCTGTTTCAGGGAACCACGCCCACCGGCACTCTGGAAGCCGCCACCCGGGCCGTTGCGGCGATCCGCGCCCAGTGCGAGGACGTAATCCTCCCTTTCCCCGGCGGCATCGCTCGCTCCGGTTCCAAGGTCGGCTCCAAATATCAAATGCTTCGCGCCAGCGTCAACGACGCCTACGCTCCCACGTTGCGGGGATTGGTCGCGTCCGCCCTGCCCGAATCGGTTCAATGCGTGTATGAACTTGTGATCGACGGGCTGTCGTTCGACGCCGTGGCCCAAGCCATGAGGGTCGGCCTGACCCAACCCGACTTCCGTGGCCTGGGTCTAGCGCGTGTCTCGGCAGGCAACTACGGCGGCAAGCTGGGTCCGTATCATTTCCATTTGCGCGACCTTTTGAACCCACCCTAA
- a CDS encoding amidohydrolase family protein, translating into MTRPHRLTKIAGGHVVDPARGVDAVADLWIEGGRIVSDPTAVDPSIRPDRIIDARGWVVMAGGIDAHCHLAGSKVNAGRMLTAHARAADPVPAPFKGGRSGNGGPVPSTYAAGYRYAALGYTTALDAAITPMGARQARFELADTPVVDAGFLTLIGNHHRLLECLGANRRDDARELLLWLLEATGTFGFKMVNPGGVERWKQVVHPGGVLDGDGETSPTPPNGPHPSTPRRFATLDEPVAPFGVTPRTILRETARLIDELNLPHPLHIHGLNLGLPGNAAHLAATMNAFEGARAHLAHVQFLSYEGTVDDPRSIRSGVPALVERFMSQPNLTADVGQVMFGPAVAMTADSPVGEFLANLTGHPWISHDTELETGCGIVPIAYEPRSAIHATQWAIGLEWFLLCPDPWRLALTTDHPNGGSFLAYPRLIALLMNRELRRETLATLPPTLLKRTILPDLDREYTLSEIAILTRAAPARILGLTRKGHLGPGADADLTLYRPDDDKIRMFSHPRMVLKEGEIVLDDGMIRPSTALESILLRAETTAESQPDRRADLARWYARHSSVGLDALTIRHDEAPGPVEGVARVNPWPFPQAETTPATEDRP; encoded by the coding sequence ATGACCCGTCCCCACCGTCTCACCAAGATCGCGGGAGGCCACGTGGTCGATCCGGCGCGGGGAGTGGACGCGGTGGCCGACCTCTGGATCGAAGGGGGGCGGATCGTGTCCGACCCCACCGCCGTCGATCCATCGATCCGTCCCGATCGGATCATTGACGCCCGAGGCTGGGTGGTCATGGCCGGCGGAATCGACGCCCATTGCCACCTCGCCGGCAGCAAGGTCAACGCCGGGCGGATGCTGACCGCCCACGCCCGCGCGGCCGATCCGGTGCCCGCTCCGTTCAAGGGAGGACGCTCGGGCAACGGCGGGCCGGTCCCCTCCACTTACGCCGCCGGATACCGTTACGCCGCCCTCGGTTACACCACCGCGCTCGACGCAGCCATCACCCCGATGGGCGCGCGCCAGGCCCGCTTCGAATTGGCCGACACCCCCGTGGTGGACGCCGGTTTCCTCACCCTGATCGGCAATCATCATCGCCTGCTTGAATGCCTCGGCGCGAATCGACGCGACGACGCCCGCGAACTGTTGCTCTGGCTGCTGGAAGCCACCGGCACGTTCGGGTTCAAAATGGTCAACCCCGGCGGCGTCGAACGCTGGAAACAAGTCGTCCACCCCGGCGGCGTGCTAGACGGCGACGGCGAAACCAGCCCAACCCCACCCAATGGCCCCCACCCCTCGACACCCCGCCGCTTCGCTACGCTCGATGAACCGGTCGCGCCGTTCGGAGTGACTCCCCGAACCATCCTCCGCGAAACCGCCCGCCTCATTGACGAATTGAATCTCCCCCATCCGTTGCATATTCACGGGCTCAACCTCGGTCTGCCCGGCAACGCCGCCCACCTCGCCGCCACCATGAACGCCTTCGAGGGAGCGCGGGCCCATCTAGCGCATGTGCAGTTCCTCAGTTACGAAGGAACGGTGGACGATCCACGGTCGATCCGTTCGGGTGTCCCCGCGTTGGTGGAACGCTTCATGAGCCAGCCCAACCTCACCGCCGATGTGGGCCAGGTGATGTTCGGCCCGGCGGTGGCAATGACCGCCGACTCGCCAGTGGGCGAATTCCTAGCTAACCTCACTGGACACCCCTGGATCAGCCATGACACCGAACTCGAAACCGGCTGCGGCATCGTGCCGATCGCCTATGAACCCCGAAGCGCTATCCACGCCACCCAATGGGCCATCGGTCTGGAATGGTTCCTACTTTGTCCCGATCCCTGGCGGCTAGCATTGACGACCGATCATCCTAACGGCGGTTCCTTCCTGGCCTATCCTCGTCTGATCGCCCTGCTCATGAACCGCGAACTGCGCCGCGAGACCCTTGCCACGTTGCCTCCCACGCTCCTCAAGCGGACGATTCTGCCCGACCTCGACCGGGAATACACCCTGAGCGAAATCGCTATCCTCACCCGCGCCGCCCCCGCCCGCATCCTCGGCCTGACCCGTAAGGGACACCTCGGCCCCGGTGCTGACGCTGACCTTACCCTCTATCGACCCGACGACGACAAGATTCGCATGTTTTCGCATCCCCGCATGGTTTTAAAAGAGGGGGAAATCGTGCTGGACGACGGCATGATCCGGCCCAGCACCGCGTTGGAGTCGATCCTGCTTCGAGCCGAGACCACCGCCGAATCCCAACCCGACCGCCGCGCCGACTTGGCCCGATGGTACGCAAGGCATTCCAGCGTCGGGTTGGACGCCTTGACCATCCGTCACGATGAAGCGCCCGGCCCGGTCGAGGGAGTCGCTCGCGTCAACCCGTGGCCGTTCCCCCAAGCCGAAACGACGCCCGCGACGGAGGATCGGCCATGA
- the purH gene encoding bifunctional phosphoribosylaminoimidazolecarboxamide formyltransferase/IMP cyclohydrolase, with the protein MNSNSNRPALHAPPDDPHLDVKPIRRALLSVSNKEGLLDLARALADRGVELLASGGTHAALTEAGLASIEVADYTGQPEFLGGRVKTLHPRIHGGILARRHREEDQADLERHSVAPIDLVVVNLYPFEAALQRLRGGDPTNAPTSSRGELDAGLIEEIDIGGVALIRAAAKNHRDVAVVVDPAAYPSFLHEFAARNGGTSAFWRAQAAADAFATTACYDALIAQWFRDQLPLLGPNDPPEHDPRFPQRLTLPLRRRELLRYGENPHQAAAVYESLPPERGPNVVHAQQLHGKGLSYNNLLDADSALRMTLDGPDGRPMAVILKHNNPCGAAIADHVAEAFERAYQGDPVSAFGGIVGLNTVVDLDTAQRMSQPGRFLEVILAPGFTPEAFEWLTTKPTWRNSVRLLITHSNARGTRPEGLAFQRILGGVLVQEWDDLGPEFGPDHLGEVVTQRAPTPEERTQLDFAWRICRMVRSNAIVLVKEGRLVGVGAGQMSRLDSVRIAIEKAGDHAQGAVLASDAFFPFRDGPDLAARAGVTAIIQPGGSKRDDESRAACDEHGMAMIFTRRRHFRH; encoded by the coding sequence ATGAATTCGAATTCCAATCGGCCCGCCCTCCACGCCCCGCCGGACGATCCCCACCTCGATGTCAAACCGATCCGACGCGCGCTTCTAAGCGTGTCGAATAAAGAGGGTCTGCTGGACCTAGCCCGCGCCTTGGCGGACCGAGGCGTCGAGTTGCTGGCCAGCGGCGGAACCCACGCAGCGCTAACCGAAGCCGGTCTAGCGTCGATCGAGGTGGCCGACTACACCGGCCAACCCGAGTTCCTAGGGGGACGGGTCAAGACGCTTCATCCCCGCATCCACGGCGGCATCCTCGCCCGCCGCCACCGCGAAGAGGACCAGGCTGACCTGGAACGTCACAGCGTCGCGCCGATCGACCTGGTGGTGGTCAATCTTTACCCCTTCGAAGCCGCCCTGCAACGGCTCCGCGGCGGCGACCCGACCAACGCTCCAACCTCCTCCCGCGGCGAACTCGATGCGGGCTTGATCGAGGAGATCGACATTGGCGGCGTGGCATTGATCCGAGCCGCGGCCAAAAACCACCGCGATGTCGCGGTGGTCGTCGATCCCGCCGCCTACCCCAGCTTCCTCCACGAGTTCGCCGCTCGAAACGGCGGCACCAGCGCCTTCTGGCGCGCCCAAGCCGCCGCCGACGCCTTTGCCACCACCGCCTGCTACGACGCCCTCATCGCCCAGTGGTTCCGCGACCAACTTCCCCTTCTTGGCCCCAACGATCCCCCCGAACACGATCCTCGGTTCCCTCAACGCCTCACCCTGCCGCTGAGACGGCGCGAACTTCTGCGTTACGGCGAGAATCCCCACCAGGCCGCCGCAGTTTACGAGTCGCTGCCCCCCGAACGCGGTCCCAACGTGGTCCACGCCCAGCAACTCCACGGCAAGGGCCTTTCCTACAACAACCTGCTCGACGCCGACAGTGCCTTGAGGATGACCCTGGACGGCCCGGATGGCCGACCAATGGCCGTCATCCTCAAACACAACAACCCCTGCGGCGCGGCGATCGCCGACCATGTGGCCGAGGCCTTCGAACGAGCCTACCAGGGCGATCCCGTGAGCGCCTTTGGTGGCATCGTGGGACTCAACACGGTGGTCGATCTAGACACGGCCCAACGAATGAGCCAGCCTGGACGCTTCCTCGAAGTCATCCTCGCCCCCGGCTTCACTCCCGAGGCGTTCGAATGGCTGACCACCAAACCCACCTGGCGCAACAGCGTCCGCCTGCTGATCACCCACTCCAACGCCCGCGGAACTCGTCCCGAAGGATTGGCCTTTCAACGGATTCTCGGCGGCGTGCTGGTTCAGGAGTGGGACGACCTTGGCCCCGAGTTCGGACCCGACCACCTGGGCGAGGTGGTTACTCAACGCGCGCCGACTCCGGAGGAACGGACCCAACTCGACTTCGCTTGGCGGATCTGCCGCATGGTTCGATCGAACGCGATCGTCCTGGTCAAGGAGGGTCGTTTGGTCGGAGTCGGGGCCGGTCAGATGAGTCGGTTGGACTCGGTGCGGATCGCTATCGAGAAGGCCGGCGACCACGCCCAGGGTGCAGTGCTGGCGTCCGACGCCTTCTTCCCATTCCGCGACGGCCCCGACCTCGCCGCCCGCGCCGGCGTCACCGCGATCATCCAGCCCGGCGGCTCGAAACGGGACGACGAATCCCGCGCCGCCTGCGACGAACACGGCATGGCGATGATCTTCACCCGTCGTCGTCATTTCCGCCACTGA
- a CDS encoding SDR family oxidoreductase, with product MTTPAPDASTSSAVVPSRRRIALITGAGGGIGRATALLLARHGWNLILWGRTGAKVEAVAREIAAIVPETQVRAAECDVANRAWVDRQAQEDLDALGGLDALVCNAGTNIKRRAMAELDPADWDRLLAANLTGAYNVTRAVLPTMRARRNGTIIQICSISGMRASPLGGVAYSASKYGQAALGITLSREERQHGIRSTVIYPGEVDTAILDQRPNPVGVERRALILQPEDVAEAVRFVLDLPARAHVFELVIKPTVDDFA from the coding sequence ATGACGACTCCGGCCCCCGACGCCTCGACCTCCTCCGCTGTTGTTCCCTCCCGCCGACGCATCGCTCTGATCACCGGCGCGGGGGGCGGCATCGGCCGCGCCACCGCATTGCTGCTGGCTCGTCACGGCTGGAACCTGATCCTCTGGGGACGAACTGGGGCCAAGGTGGAGGCGGTGGCTCGGGAAATCGCGGCCATCGTCCCGGAGACTCAGGTTCGAGCCGCCGAGTGCGACGTGGCCAACCGCGCCTGGGTCGATCGCCAAGCGCAGGAGGACTTGGACGCCTTGGGAGGACTCGACGCCCTGGTGTGCAACGCCGGCACCAACATCAAGCGTCGGGCGATGGCCGAACTCGACCCGGCCGATTGGGATCGTCTGCTGGCCGCCAACCTGACCGGAGCCTACAACGTGACCCGCGCGGTACTGCCGACGATGCGGGCACGCCGGAATGGCACGATCATCCAAATTTGTTCGATTTCCGGGATGCGTGCCTCTCCACTGGGTGGGGTCGCCTACTCGGCGTCCAAGTACGGTCAGGCGGCGTTAGGGATCACCCTAAGCCGCGAGGAACGCCAGCATGGCATTCGCTCCACCGTCATCTACCCCGGCGAGGTAGACACCGCTATCCTCGATCAACGCCCCAACCCCGTTGGGGTCGAGCGCCGGGCGCTGATCCTTCAACCCGAGGATGTCGCCGAGGCCGTCCGCTTCGTTCTCGATCTGCCCGCCCGCGCTCACGTCTTCGAGCTCGTCATCAAACCGACGGTAGACGATTTCGCCTAA
- a CDS encoding S8 family peptidase has product MSASNQFRGLDPAGAAQVRAEYGVDGSGLNAAFLDTGLNPTLTTWANNVAPGWDFADNDADPSSSVPHGNIVASLAVANAPDHQGVAPAAGAVPLRVVGDSGAASFANIARALEWVIERVESGDRSITVVNLSLSDGQTYTSDWFSRDGGWGQRIASAIKKLRDMRVAVVAASGNSFDGRQGMGFTAILANTISVSGHNVSGDAFLASAQRLANGPNATDIVAPGEGLVGPYGDGSLGFHDGTSYSAGIVTGAVLLLQSIYLKRFGVLPSVDDLERWLKQGADPLFDPITNATYNRLNLARSASLIPSPQLQAQRLVPRSAEPVSSPPTSAFSEPDPATAPEPATPVSATPVTSKPTPSRTIIPPQRLRSFQTLRSILNERWRNDASSNNPRLNNPSEADSVDSSAYDATTPNSPPPLSSFAGSGSNRSSLALNKPGIEFTRIETFQPGRIR; this is encoded by the coding sequence TTGAGTGCCTCCAACCAGTTCCGTGGCCTGGACCCGGCGGGGGCTGCTCAGGTTCGCGCCGAGTATGGCGTGGACGGATCGGGACTCAACGCCGCTTTCCTAGACACGGGTTTGAACCCCACCTTGACCACCTGGGCCAACAACGTCGCTCCAGGTTGGGATTTCGCCGACAACGACGCTGATCCCTCCAGTTCCGTGCCTCATGGCAACATCGTTGCTTCGTTGGCGGTCGCCAACGCGCCCGACCATCAAGGAGTCGCTCCCGCCGCCGGCGCGGTGCCGTTGCGGGTGGTGGGCGATTCCGGCGCAGCGAGTTTCGCCAACATTGCCCGAGCCTTGGAATGGGTCATCGAACGGGTTGAATCCGGCGACCGCTCGATCACCGTGGTGAACCTCTCGTTGTCGGATGGTCAGACCTACACATCCGATTGGTTCTCCCGCGACGGTGGGTGGGGTCAACGAATCGCCAGCGCTATTAAGAAGCTCCGCGACATGAGGGTGGCGGTGGTGGCGGCCTCGGGCAATTCGTTCGATGGTCGTCAGGGAATGGGCTTCACCGCGATTCTCGCCAACACGATCAGCGTGAGTGGGCACAATGTCTCCGGCGACGCCTTCCTGGCTTCGGCTCAGCGTCTGGCCAACGGTCCCAACGCCACCGACATCGTTGCCCCCGGCGAAGGTCTGGTTGGTCCCTACGGCGACGGTTCGCTGGGCTTCCACGATGGTACCAGCTACTCGGCGGGGATTGTGACCGGCGCAGTGCTGTTGCTCCAGTCGATCTATCTCAAACGCTTCGGCGTGTTGCCGTCGGTGGACGACCTGGAACGCTGGCTGAAGCAAGGGGCCGATCCTCTGTTTGACCCGATCACCAACGCCACCTACAACCGGCTCAACTTGGCTCGCTCTGCCTCGTTGATTCCTTCGCCTCAACTTCAAGCTCAACGACTGGTCCCGCGTTCTGCCGAGCCGGTTTCGTCCCCTCCAACGTCTGCGTTTTCCGAACCAGACCCCGCAACGGCCCCCGAGCCGGCGACACCCGTGTCCGCGACTCCGGTGACCAGCAAGCCAACCCCTAGCCGAACCATCATTCCTCCTCAACGCTTGCGTTCGTTCCAAACGCTCCGCTCGATCTTGAACGAACGCTGGCGTAACGACGCCAGCTCCAACAACCCCAGACTCAACAACCCTTCCGAGGCGGATTCGGTCGACTCTTCAGCCTACGACGCGACCACTCCGAATTCGCCACCCCCCCTCTCTTCCTTCGCTGGAAGCGGTTCGAACCGGTCCTCTCTGGCGTTGAACAAGCCAGGGATTGAGTTCACTCGAATCGAGACATTCCAACCTGGTCGCATCCGCTGA
- the kdsB gene encoding 3-deoxy-manno-octulosonate cytidylyltransferase — MKTVGIIPARYASTRLPGKPLLSETGRPLIVHVLDAAARARRLDQVIVATDDLRIAQAVTDHGGRAVLTRSDHPTGSDRVAEVAAQLTEVDLIVNLQGDEPEVAGASIDLLVDLLADHPEVPMATLAAPIVDRAVYDDPSCVKVVRAANGRALYFSRAPIPHHRDAPSLRGVTPEHPWGLLHIGIYAYRREFLLGLAQVPPSPLEETEKLEQLRVLEAGHPILVGVVPERSVGIDTPEDYRRFVERWRAGRVQAA, encoded by the coding sequence ATGAAAACCGTGGGGATCATCCCGGCCCGCTACGCTTCAACCCGTCTTCCCGGTAAACCCCTTCTAAGCGAAACAGGGCGTCCACTCATTGTCCATGTGTTGGACGCGGCCGCCCGCGCTCGTCGTTTGGATCAAGTGATCGTCGCCACTGACGACCTTCGAATTGCCCAGGCCGTGACCGACCACGGCGGGCGTGCGGTGTTGACCCGCTCCGACCATCCCACTGGCTCGGATCGAGTGGCCGAGGTCGCCGCCCAACTCACCGAGGTCGATCTGATTGTGAACCTGCAAGGGGACGAGCCCGAGGTGGCCGGGGCTTCGATCGACCTGCTGGTGGATCTGCTGGCCGACCATCCTGAGGTGCCGATGGCGACCCTTGCCGCGCCGATCGTTGATCGGGCGGTTTACGACGACCCGTCCTGCGTCAAAGTGGTCCGCGCTGCCAACGGCCGGGCGTTGTATTTCTCCCGCGCGCCGATCCCCCACCACCGCGATGCACCCTCTCTGCGGGGCGTCACGCCAGAACATCCTTGGGGGTTGTTGCACATCGGGATTTACGCCTATCGCCGCGAGTTTCTGCTCGGGCTGGCACAAGTGCCGCCTTCCCCTCTTGAAGAAACCGAGAAGCTGGAGCAGCTTCGGGTGCTAGAGGCGGGTCATCCCATTTTGGTGGGCGTGGTTCCCGAGCGGAGCGTGGGCATCGACACGCCCGAGGATTATCGTCGATTCGTCGAACGCTGGCGCGCTGGTCGGGTGCAGGCCGCGTGA
- a CDS encoding glycosyltransferase family 4 protein, producing MKIVHIITRLIVGGAQENTLLSVKGQMDLGEEVVLVSGPAEGPEGDLFEQARDWGVRVVMVPELIRAVRPATDWRAYVALRRVLRSERPEVAHTHSSKAGILGRAAAWAERVPAVVHTIHGLPFGPFQPALVNRGYIALERWAARRCHAIVGVCQAMNQQALAAGIGRPEQYHVIYSGMDVDRFLNPPGDPAATRQRLGLEPGTVAFATVARLFELKGHDDLLDVAPEVLRRDPRVRFVFVGDGCWRERLQAKARRLGVAEAIRWVGLVRPDEIPPLLAACDVVVHPSLREGLARVLPQGLIAGKPAISYDIDGAREVVTPETGILLKPRDLAGLTQAILDLAADPERRARLGAAGRNRFAEQFRWETMVHQLHDLYRRILDRPA from the coding sequence TGAAGGGTCAAATGGACCTGGGGGAGGAGGTGGTGTTAGTGAGTGGTCCGGCGGAGGGTCCCGAGGGGGACTTGTTCGAACAGGCGCGCGACTGGGGGGTACGGGTCGTGATGGTGCCGGAATTGATTCGGGCGGTGCGGCCGGCGACCGACTGGCGAGCCTATGTGGCGCTGCGCCGAGTGCTGCGTAGCGAACGTCCCGAGGTCGCCCACACCCATAGTTCCAAAGCGGGCATTCTGGGACGCGCGGCAGCCTGGGCCGAGCGGGTGCCGGCGGTGGTCCACACGATTCACGGCCTGCCGTTTGGGCCTTTCCAACCGGCGCTGGTCAATCGAGGTTACATTGCGCTGGAACGCTGGGCGGCCCGGCGTTGCCACGCGATCGTCGGCGTTTGCCAAGCCATGAACCAGCAAGCCTTGGCGGCAGGAATCGGCCGGCCCGAACAATATCATGTCATTTATAGTGGAATGGATGTGGATCGCTTTCTCAATCCTCCCGGCGATCCGGCCGCGACTCGTCAACGTCTGGGGTTGGAGCCGGGGACGGTCGCGTTTGCCACGGTGGCCCGGCTGTTCGAGCTGAAGGGTCACGATGATTTGCTCGACGTGGCTCCCGAGGTTCTGCGCCGCGATCCGCGGGTGCGGTTTGTGTTCGTGGGGGATGGTTGCTGGCGGGAACGTTTGCAGGCCAAAGCGCGACGATTGGGGGTTGCGGAGGCGATTCGTTGGGTAGGTCTGGTTCGGCCCGACGAGATACCGCCGTTGCTGGCGGCCTGCGACGTGGTGGTTCATCCCAGCTTGCGCGAGGGCTTGGCGCGGGTGCTGCCCCAAGGTCTGATCGCGGGCAAGCCGGCGATTTCCTACGACATTGACGGAGCCCGTGAGGTGGTCACGCCCGAGACCGGCATCCTCCTCAAACCCCGCGACCTCGCTGGTCTGACTCAAGCCATCCTGGATCTGGCGGCCGATCCCGAGCGCCGCGCCCGCCTGGGCGCGGCCGGTCGCAACCGTTTCGCCGAGCAGTTTCGTTGGGAAACGATGGTGCACCAACTGCACGATCTGTACCGGAGGATTCTGGATCGGCCCGCCTGA